In Afipia sp. GAS231, a single window of DNA contains:
- a CDS encoding L,D-transpeptidase family protein: MRVTEYRILSACSAHVKVADQRSRSVGFWQIAVLTAAGTFGAASQADAALFYYQDSDSGYSRPMPSAQPRRQRNTRKNSAGKHPAAEKETGAKPQGPLIIAVSIDKQRVRIYDSNGLFAESPVSTGMKGHSTPMGVFSIIQKHKFHHSNIYSGAPMPYMQRITWSGVAMHAGVLPGYPASHGCIRMPMAFAVKMWNWTRMGARVVVTPGEMTPASFSHPLLVAQKIAPQPVVADEPKSDLPKADMPAVKSDKGADAGSAIKSENSKSANSKSANLEGSLELRSTVGHASPLRTADASGAMPATNVAVTMSDATGGKPASSEAVSAEAKTEAPKSESKADAQSTPAKSADTVSSDNKSAEASVADAKSDETGSVENKTDEAPAQAAITAAGEVTASTKIEDKPVEPKVQAKSVDAKSVEAKSTEKSDEVKTEAAKTEVTSAVEPKAVETKATETTAVEKPAEPAKATADAPAADAKKDTARLPGVEKAAKVEPKRTGQIAVFVSRKDSKLYVRQNFSPLFDVPVTIAPSDRPLGTHVFTAEADKSDPNLLRWSVVTLPVTARNAARNDDDDRSARRRKSAASPAEAKPLPTPDTPAEALDRITIPQDAMARITEALTTGGSIIVSDQGINQGETGEGTDFIVSLR, translated from the coding sequence ATGCGCGTGACCGAGTATCGGATTTTGAGTGCCTGTAGTGCGCACGTGAAGGTTGCGGACCAGCGGTCCAGAAGCGTCGGGTTTTGGCAGATTGCGGTGTTGACGGCGGCAGGCACCTTTGGCGCCGCCTCGCAGGCAGATGCGGCGCTGTTCTACTATCAGGACTCCGATTCCGGCTATTCCCGGCCAATGCCGTCGGCGCAGCCGCGGCGCCAGCGGAACACGCGAAAGAATTCAGCCGGCAAGCATCCGGCGGCGGAAAAGGAAACCGGCGCCAAGCCGCAGGGACCGCTGATCATTGCGGTCTCGATCGACAAGCAAAGAGTCCGAATCTACGACTCCAACGGGCTGTTCGCTGAAAGTCCGGTGTCCACCGGCATGAAGGGTCACTCGACCCCGATGGGCGTCTTCAGCATCATCCAGAAGCACAAGTTCCACCATTCCAACATCTATAGCGGCGCGCCGATGCCCTATATGCAACGCATCACCTGGTCGGGTGTGGCGATGCATGCCGGCGTGCTGCCGGGCTATCCGGCATCGCACGGCTGCATCCGCATGCCGATGGCGTTTGCCGTGAAGATGTGGAACTGGACCAGGATGGGCGCCCGCGTGGTCGTGACGCCTGGCGAGATGACGCCTGCCAGTTTCTCGCATCCGCTGCTGGTGGCCCAGAAGATCGCGCCGCAGCCAGTCGTTGCCGATGAGCCCAAAAGCGATTTGCCCAAGGCAGACATGCCGGCGGTGAAGAGCGACAAGGGCGCGGACGCCGGCTCGGCCATCAAGTCCGAGAATTCCAAGTCTGCGAATTCCAAGTCTGCGAATTTGGAGGGGAGCCTCGAACTCCGCTCGACCGTAGGTCACGCCTCTCCGCTCCGCACCGCGGATGCCAGCGGCGCGATGCCGGCCACGAATGTCGCCGTCACGATGTCAGATGCCACGGGTGGCAAGCCGGCTTCCAGCGAAGCCGTGAGTGCTGAAGCGAAAACCGAAGCGCCGAAATCAGAATCGAAGGCAGACGCGCAATCCACTCCTGCCAAGAGCGCCGATACAGTTTCGTCCGACAACAAGTCGGCGGAAGCATCGGTAGCCGACGCAAAATCCGACGAGACCGGGTCGGTCGAAAACAAGACCGACGAGGCGCCCGCGCAAGCCGCCATCACCGCCGCAGGCGAAGTGACGGCCAGCACGAAGATCGAAGACAAGCCGGTTGAGCCGAAGGTTCAAGCCAAGTCTGTTGACGCCAAGTCTGTTGAAGCCAAGTCGACTGAAAAGTCAGACGAAGTGAAGACCGAAGCGGCCAAGACGGAAGTGACCAGCGCCGTCGAACCGAAGGCTGTGGAAACCAAGGCCACCGAGACCACGGCTGTCGAAAAGCCGGCGGAGCCGGCCAAGGCGACTGCCGACGCGCCGGCGGCTGATGCGAAGAAAGATACGGCTCGCCTGCCCGGCGTCGAGAAGGCCGCGAAAGTCGAACCCAAGCGTACCGGCCAGATCGCGGTGTTCGTGAGCCGCAAGGACTCCAAGCTCTACGTTCGCCAGAATTTTTCTCCGCTGTTCGATGTGCCCGTGACCATCGCGCCGAGCGACCGGCCGCTGGGCACGCATGTCTTCACCGCGGAAGCCGACAAGAGCGACCCGAACCTGTTGCGCTGGTCGGTGGTGACGCTGCCGGTGACCGCCCGCAACGCAGCCCGCAATGACGATGACGATCGTTCGGCACGCCGTCGCAAGAGCGCGGCATCGCCTGCCGAGGCGAAGCCCCTGCCCACGCCGGATACCCCCGCCGAGGCGCTGGACCGCATCACGATCCCGCAGGATGCGATGGCGCGCATCACCGAGGCACTGACCACCGGTGGTTCGATCATCGTATCCGACCAGGGCATCAACCAGGGCGAAACCGGCGAAGGCACCGATTTCATCGTCTCGCTACGGTAA
- a CDS encoding CreA family protein has protein sequence MASKAIVKCDGKWRIVALAVLALTFWQASPVSAADEPDLIFRRSTVFKWVSPNDKLATYGVDDPEVEGVACHFTIPEKGGFKGWLGLAEEVSDISLACRQIGPIRFKDKMGQGDDMFRQRRSLFFKKMQIVRGCDAKRNVLVYMVYSDKLIEGSPKNSTSSVPIMPWGAADAAVQKCGEFVQ, from the coding sequence ATGGCATCCAAGGCCATCGTAAAGTGTGACGGGAAGTGGAGAATTGTGGCCTTGGCGGTGCTGGCGCTGACATTTTGGCAGGCCAGCCCGGTTTCGGCCGCCGACGAGCCAGATCTGATCTTCCGCCGCTCGACCGTGTTCAAGTGGGTTAGCCCGAACGACAAGCTGGCGACCTATGGCGTCGACGACCCCGAGGTCGAGGGCGTCGCCTGCCACTTCACGATACCGGAGAAGGGCGGCTTCAAGGGCTGGCTGGGCCTCGCCGAGGAGGTCTCGGACATTTCGCTGGCCTGCCGCCAGATCGGGCCGATCCGCTTCAAGGACAAGATGGGGCAGGGTGACGACATGTTCCGCCAGCGCCGCTCGCTGTTCTTCAAGAAGATGCAGATCGTACGCGGCTGCGACGCCAAGCGTAACGTTCTGGTCTACATGGTCTATTCGGATAAACTGATCGAAGGTTCACCCAAAAACTCGACCTCCTCGGTACCGATCATGCCGTGGGGGGCAGCCGATGCCGCGGTCCAGAAGTGCGGTGAGTTCGTTCAGTGA